In Tachysurus fulvidraco isolate hzauxx_2018 chromosome 25, HZAU_PFXX_2.0, whole genome shotgun sequence, the following proteins share a genomic window:
- the tnikb gene encoding TRAF2 and NCK interacting kinase b isoform X1, with protein MMASDSPARSLDEIDLSALRDPAGIFELVELVGNGTYGQVYKGRHVKTGQLAAIKVMDVTGDEEEEIKAEINMLKKYSHHRNIATYYGAFVKKNPPGVDDQLWLVMEFCGAGSVTDLIKNTKGNSLKEEWTAYICREILRGLTHLHQHKVIHRDIKGQNVLLTENAEVKLVDFGVSAQLDRTVGRRNTFIGTPYWMAPEVIACDENPDATYDFKSDLWSLGITAMEMAEGAPPLCDMHPMRALFLIPRNPAPRLKSKKWTKKFQSFIDSCLVKNHTQRPSTEQLLKHPFIRDLPNERQVRIQLKDHIDRTKKKRGERDETEYEYSGSEEEEEERDIGEPSSIINIPGESTLRRDFLRLQLANKERSEALRRQQLEQQQNDEHKRQLLAERQKRIEEQKEQRRRLEEQQRRERELRKQQEREQRRRYEEMEQIRREEERRHAEREQEYIRRQLEEEQRQLEILQQQLLQEQALLLEYKRKQLEEQRQAERLQRQLQQERAYLVSLQQQQQQEPRPAEKKPLYHYKDSVNPSDKPAWAKEVMKRAQSNSPRLPTKNQYHEEARLSHLLLPDHASSHVPSRPPSYPAATPSHTQRERAEIQLRQLGINANVPRIRVSCEPDLDQISQLLPGSGQEKRGRSPGRSGAWDSEVERQVEERSKLNRQSSPALQHKVANRISDPSLPPRSESFSSGGIQQARTPPMHRSVEPQMAHLVSVKSHGSSMTGSQSLHDQSSQSVSAFQESLSPHRPPMPRQNSDPTSETPMPPPRINSRDDKFDRSSWLRQEEEVPPKVPQRTTSISPALVRKNSPGNGPGGLGPRPGSHLIRASNPDLRVSVEPGLPRTSSGSSSSSSTPSSQGGSSERNRVGGSGKPESSPSMSQETKHKNQEESREVTRPSRPADLTALAKELRELRSNEETNRPPVKVTDYSSSSEESESSEEEEGDGGAHDGTVPVSDIPRIMPSAGQGGSEPFGALVGPEDSQDESYGNISKDSTLMMREMFGERKRSGHAESNGFPGNANLPDLVQQSHSPLATPSEGPGLHSSLLGQDMDSVAEYGSGSKASFTPFVDPRVYQTSPTEETSENSAAALSVDELLRHEQEQEQARLNEARKISVVNVNPTNIRPHSDTPEIRKYKKRFNSEILCAALWGVNLLVGTENGLMLLDRSGQGKVYNLINRRRFQQMDVLEGLNVLVTISGKKNKLRVYYLSWLRNRILHNDPEVEKKQGWTTVGDLEGCVHYKVVKYERIKFLVIALKNSVEIYAWAPKPYHKFMAFKSFTDLQHKPQLVDLTVEEGQRLKVIYGSSVGFHVIDVDSGNPYDIYIPSHIQGSVTPHAIVVLPKTDGMEMLLCYEDEGVYVNTYGRITKDVVLQWGEMPTSVAYIHSNQIMGWGEKAIEIRSVETGHLDGVFMHKRAQRLKFLSERNDKVFFASVRSGGSSQVFFMTLNRNSMMNW; from the exons GGCCGCCATGTCAAGACAGGCCAGCTTGCTGCAATCAAGGTCATGGATGTCACAGGG gatgaggaggaggaaatTAAAGCAGAGATCAACATGTTGAAGAAGTATTCTCACCATCGTAATATTGCCACATACTATGGAGCCTTCGTCAAGAAAAACCCACCTGGCGTTGATGACCAGCTGTGG ttggtgatggAGTTTTGTGGTGCCGGCTCAGTCACAGACCTGATAAAGAACACTAAAGGGAACTCTCTGAAGGAGGAGTGGACGGCGTACATCTGCAGAGAAATCCTCCGA GGTCTGACTCATCTACACCAGCACAAAGTCATCCACCGTGACATTAAAGGCCAGAACGTCCTGCTGACGGAGAACGCTGAGGTCAAACTGG TGGACTTTGGTGTGAGTGCACAGTTGGACCGCACCGTGGGCAGGAGGAACACATTTATCGGCACGCCGTACTGGATGGCACCAGAGGTCATTGCCTGTGATGAGAATCCAGATGCCACATACGATTTCAAG AGTGATTTGTGGTCTTTAGGAATTACTGCTATGGAGATGGCAGAAGGCGCTCCAC CTCTGTGTGATATGCACCCAATGAGAGCACTTTTCCTCATTCCCAGAAATCCAGCTCCTCGTCTAAAGTCTAAGAAATG GACAAAGAAGTTCCAGTCATTTATTGACAGCTGCCTGGTGAAGAACCACACGCAGAGGCCCAGCACCGAGCAGCTGCTTAAACATCCCTTCATCAGAGACCTGCCTAACGAGCGCCAGGTCCGCATCCAGCTCAAAGACCACATCGACCGCACCAAGAAGAAGAGGGGAGAGCGGG atGAGACGGAGTACGAGTACAGTggcagtgaggaggaggaggaggaacgaGACATCGGAGAACCCAG CTCCATCATTAACATCCCGGGCGAGTCCACTTTGAGGCGGGACTTCCTGCGCCTACAGCTGGCCAATAAGGAGCGCTCTGAGGCCCTGCGGCGACAACAGCTGGAACAGCAGCAGAACGACGAACACAAGCGCCAACTGCTGGCCGAGAGACAGAAGCGCATCGAGGAGCAGAAGGAACAGAGGAGGAGGCTGGAGGAG CAACAGCGTAGGGAGAGAGAGCTACGCAAACagcaggagagagagcagaggagaCGCTACGAGGAGATGGAGCAGATACggagagaggaggaaaggagACACGCTGAGAGGGAACag GAGTATATCCGCCGTCAGCTGGAGGAAGAACAGAGGCAGTTGGAGATtttacagcagcagcttctACAGGAACAGGCTCTTCTTCTG GAGTATAAGCGGAAGCAGCTGGAGGAGCAGAGGCAGGCGGAGAGGCTTCAGAGGCAGCTCCAGCAGGAGAGAGCGTACCTGGTTTCCctccaacagcagcagcagcaggagccTCGACCTGCCGAGAAGAAGCCGCTCTATCACTACAAGGACTCGGTCAACCCCAGCGACAAACCCGCCTGGGCAAAAGAG GTCATGAAACGAGCCCAAAGTAACTCCCCTCGTCTACCTACAAAGAACCAGTACCATGAGGAGGCGCGGCTTTCGCACCTCCTCCTTCCTGACCACGCCTCCAGCCACGTCCCCTCTCGCCCCCCGTCCTACCCAGCCGccaccccctcacacacccaGAGAGAGCGGGCCGAGATCCAGCTCAGGCAGCTGGGCATCAACGCCAACGTCCCCAGAATCCGGGTGTCCTGTGAGCCGGATCTGGATCAGATCAGCCAGCTGCTCCCAGGGTCGGGCCAGGAGAAACGTGGGCGGAGCCCCGGACGATCCGGAGCATGGGACAGTGAGGTAGAGAGACAG GTGGAGGAACGTTCCAAACTAAACCGTCAGAGTTCTCCAGCTCTGCAACACAAAGTGGCTAATCGTATCTCAGACCCGTCGCTGCCTCCTCGCTCCGAGTCCTTCAGCAGCGGAGGCATCCAGCAGGCTCGGACTCCGCCCATGCACCGCTCTGTCGAGCCCCAG ATGGCTCACCTAGTCTCAGTGAAATCTCACGGTTCCTCGATGACGGGCTCGCAGTCTCTGCATGATCAGTCTTCCCAGAGCGTCTCAGCATTCCAGGAGAGTCTGTCGCCCCACCGGCCCCCGATGCCCCGGCAGAATTCAGACCCCACCTCAGAGACGCCCATGCCTCCACCTCGCATCAACAGCCGCGATGACAAGTTCGACCGCAGCTCCTGGCtgagacaggaagaggaagttCCTCCAAAA GTTCCTCAGAGGACGACCTCTATATCTCCTGCATTGGTTAGAAAGAACTCACCTGGGAATGGACCTGGAGGCCTGGGGCCGAGGCCAGGCTCTCACCTCATCCGagccag taaCCCAGACCTACGGGTCTCCGTGGAGCCCGGACTCCCCAGGACGAGCAGCGGCAGCTCCTCCAGCTCCAGTACTCCAAGCTCTCAAGGGGGCTCCAGTGAGAGGAACCGAGTGGGAG GATCTGGGAAACCTGAGAGCTCTCCATCCATGTCCCAGGAGACCAAACACAAAAACCAGGAGGAGAGCAGAGAGGTGACGAGGCCCAGCCGACCTGCT GATCTCACTGCTCTGGCCAAAGAGCTCAGAGAGTTGCGCTCGAACGAGGAGACGAACAGGCCGCCCGTCAAAGTGACCGATTACTCGTCGTCCAGTGAGGAGTCAGAAAgcagtgaggaagaggagggagatggtggAGCTCATGATGGAACAGTGCCAGTCAGCGACATCCCTCGCATCAT GCCATCAGCTGGtcagggtgggagcgagccgTTCGGAGCGCTGGTGGGTCCCGAGGATTCCCAAGACGAGTCGTACGGAAACATCTCTAAAGACAGCACACTGATGATGAGAGAG ATGTTTGGGGAAAGAAAGCGCTCAGGTCATGCCGAGAGCAACGGTTTCCCTGGTAACGCCAATCTTCCTGATCTAGTGCAGCAAAGCCACTCCCCCTTGGCCACGCCCAGCGAAGGCCCAGGGCTCCACTCCAGTCTGCTTGGGCAGGACATGGACTCTGTGGCTGAA TACGGGAGCGGCTCGAAAGCCTCCTTTACCCCGTTCGTGGATCCGCGAGTGTACCAGACGTCACCCACTGAAGAGACCAGTGAGAACTCAGCAGCAG CTCTCTCCGTCGACGAGCTGCTGAGGCACGAGCAGGAACAGGAGCAGGCTCGGCTCAACGAGGCTCGGAAGATCTCCGTCGTCAACGTCAATCCCACCAACATCCGGCCGCACAGCGACACGCCCGAGATCCGCAAATACAAGAAACGCTTCAACTCTGAGATCCTGTGTGCTGCTCTGTGGG GTGTGAATCTGTTGGTTGGGACTGAGAATGGCCTGATGTTGTTGGACCGCAGCGGTCAGGGGAAAGTCTACAACCTCATCAACCGCCGCCGCTTTCAGCAGATGGACGTGTTGGAGGGTCTCAACGTCCTAGTCACCATCTCTG GCAAAAAGAACAAGTTGAGGGTTTACTACCTGTCATGGCTCAGGAACCGGATCCTCCACAATGACCCTGAGGTGGAGAAGAAGCAGGGCTGGACCACAGTGGGAGATCTGGAAGGCTGCGTTCATTACAAAGTCG TAAAATACGAGCGGATCAAGTTCCTGGTGATTGCCTTGAAGAACTCGGTAGAGATTTACGCATGGGCTCCGAAGCCGTATCACAAATTTATGGCTTTTAAG tCCTTCACAGATCTGCAGCACAAACCTCAGCTGGTGGATCTGACCGTAGAGGAAGGTCAGAGGTTAAAGGTCATCTATGGCTCCAGCGTCGGATTTCACGTCATCGATGTCGACTCGGGAAACCCGTACGATATCTACATCCCATCGCAC ATTCAGGGCAGTGTCACCCCTCACGCCATTGTGGTACTCCCCAAGACCGACGGGATGGAGATGCTTCTGTGTTATGAAGATGAGGGAGTCTATGTGAACACATACGGCAGAATCACTAAAGACGTGGTGCTACAGTGGGGAGAGATGCCCACCTCTGTTG CCTACATCCACTCCAACCAGATCATGGGATGGGGAGAGAAAGCCATTGAGATCCGTTCCGTGGAGACGGGACACCTCGACGGAGTTTTCATGCACAAGCGAGCTCAGCGACTGAAGTTTCTGTCTGAGAGAAACGACAAG GTCTTCTTTGCCTCCGTCCGATCAGGAGGCAGTAGCCAAGTTTTCTTCATGACCTTGAACAGAAATTCCATGATGAACTGGTAA
- the tnikb gene encoding TRAF2 and NCK interacting kinase b isoform X3, with the protein MMASDSPARSLDEIDLSALRDPAGIFELVELVGNGTYGQVYKGRHVKTGQLAAIKVMDVTGDEEEEIKAEINMLKKYSHHRNIATYYGAFVKKNPPGVDDQLWLVMEFCGAGSVTDLIKNTKGNSLKEEWTAYICREILRGLTHLHQHKVIHRDIKGQNVLLTENAEVKLVDFGVSAQLDRTVGRRNTFIGTPYWMAPEVIACDENPDATYDFKSDLWSLGITAMEMAEGAPPLCDMHPMRALFLIPRNPAPRLKSKKWTKKFQSFIDSCLVKNHTQRPSTEQLLKHPFIRDLPNERQVRIQLKDHIDRTKKKRGERDETEYEYSGSEEEEEERDIGEPSSIINIPGESTLRRDFLRLQLANKERSEALRRQQLEQQQNDEHKRQLLAERQKRIEEQKEQRRRLEEQQRRERELRKQQEREQRRRYEEMEQIRREEERRHAEREQEYKRKQLEEQRQAERLQRQLQQERAYLVSLQQQQQQEPRPAEKKPLYHYKDSVNPSDKPAWAKEVMKRAQSNSPRLPTKNQYHEEARLSHLLLPDHASSHVPSRPPSYPAATPSHTQRERAEIQLRQLGINANVPRIRVSCEPDLDQISQLLPGSGQEKRGRSPGRSGAWDSEVERQVEERSKLNRQSSPALQHKVANRISDPSLPPRSESFSSGGIQQARTPPMHRSVEPQMAHLVSVKSHGSSMTGSQSLHDQSSQSVSAFQESLSPHRPPMPRQNSDPTSETPMPPPRINSRDDKFDRSSWLRQEEEVPPKVPQRTTSISPALVRKNSPGNGPGGLGPRPGSHLIRASNPDLRVSVEPGLPRTSSGSSSSSSTPSSQGGSSERNRVGGSGKPESSPSMSQETKHKNQEESREVTRPSRPADLTALAKELRELRSNEETNRPPVKVTDYSSSSEESESSEEEEGDGGAHDGTVPVSDIPRIMPSAGQGGSEPFGALVGPEDSQDESYGNISKDSTLMMREMFGERKRSGHAESNGFPGNANLPDLVQQSHSPLATPSEGPGLHSSLLGQDMDSVAEYGSGSKASFTPFVDPRVYQTSPTEETSENSAAALSVDELLRHEQEQEQARLNEARKISVVNVNPTNIRPHSDTPEIRKYKKRFNSEILCAALWGVNLLVGTENGLMLLDRSGQGKVYNLINRRRFQQMDVLEGLNVLVTISGKKNKLRVYYLSWLRNRILHNDPEVEKKQGWTTVGDLEGCVHYKVVKYERIKFLVIALKNSVEIYAWAPKPYHKFMAFKSFTDLQHKPQLVDLTVEEGQRLKVIYGSSVGFHVIDVDSGNPYDIYIPSHIQGSVTPHAIVVLPKTDGMEMLLCYEDEGVYVNTYGRITKDVVLQWGEMPTSVAYIHSNQIMGWGEKAIEIRSVETGHLDGVFMHKRAQRLKFLSERNDKVFFASVRSGGSSQVFFMTLNRNSMMNW; encoded by the exons GGCCGCCATGTCAAGACAGGCCAGCTTGCTGCAATCAAGGTCATGGATGTCACAGGG gatgaggaggaggaaatTAAAGCAGAGATCAACATGTTGAAGAAGTATTCTCACCATCGTAATATTGCCACATACTATGGAGCCTTCGTCAAGAAAAACCCACCTGGCGTTGATGACCAGCTGTGG ttggtgatggAGTTTTGTGGTGCCGGCTCAGTCACAGACCTGATAAAGAACACTAAAGGGAACTCTCTGAAGGAGGAGTGGACGGCGTACATCTGCAGAGAAATCCTCCGA GGTCTGACTCATCTACACCAGCACAAAGTCATCCACCGTGACATTAAAGGCCAGAACGTCCTGCTGACGGAGAACGCTGAGGTCAAACTGG TGGACTTTGGTGTGAGTGCACAGTTGGACCGCACCGTGGGCAGGAGGAACACATTTATCGGCACGCCGTACTGGATGGCACCAGAGGTCATTGCCTGTGATGAGAATCCAGATGCCACATACGATTTCAAG AGTGATTTGTGGTCTTTAGGAATTACTGCTATGGAGATGGCAGAAGGCGCTCCAC CTCTGTGTGATATGCACCCAATGAGAGCACTTTTCCTCATTCCCAGAAATCCAGCTCCTCGTCTAAAGTCTAAGAAATG GACAAAGAAGTTCCAGTCATTTATTGACAGCTGCCTGGTGAAGAACCACACGCAGAGGCCCAGCACCGAGCAGCTGCTTAAACATCCCTTCATCAGAGACCTGCCTAACGAGCGCCAGGTCCGCATCCAGCTCAAAGACCACATCGACCGCACCAAGAAGAAGAGGGGAGAGCGGG atGAGACGGAGTACGAGTACAGTggcagtgaggaggaggaggaggaacgaGACATCGGAGAACCCAG CTCCATCATTAACATCCCGGGCGAGTCCACTTTGAGGCGGGACTTCCTGCGCCTACAGCTGGCCAATAAGGAGCGCTCTGAGGCCCTGCGGCGACAACAGCTGGAACAGCAGCAGAACGACGAACACAAGCGCCAACTGCTGGCCGAGAGACAGAAGCGCATCGAGGAGCAGAAGGAACAGAGGAGGAGGCTGGAGGAG CAACAGCGTAGGGAGAGAGAGCTACGCAAACagcaggagagagagcagaggagaCGCTACGAGGAGATGGAGCAGATACggagagaggaggaaaggagACACGCTGAGAGGGAACag GAGTATAAGCGGAAGCAGCTGGAGGAGCAGAGGCAGGCGGAGAGGCTTCAGAGGCAGCTCCAGCAGGAGAGAGCGTACCTGGTTTCCctccaacagcagcagcagcaggagccTCGACCTGCCGAGAAGAAGCCGCTCTATCACTACAAGGACTCGGTCAACCCCAGCGACAAACCCGCCTGGGCAAAAGAG GTCATGAAACGAGCCCAAAGTAACTCCCCTCGTCTACCTACAAAGAACCAGTACCATGAGGAGGCGCGGCTTTCGCACCTCCTCCTTCCTGACCACGCCTCCAGCCACGTCCCCTCTCGCCCCCCGTCCTACCCAGCCGccaccccctcacacacccaGAGAGAGCGGGCCGAGATCCAGCTCAGGCAGCTGGGCATCAACGCCAACGTCCCCAGAATCCGGGTGTCCTGTGAGCCGGATCTGGATCAGATCAGCCAGCTGCTCCCAGGGTCGGGCCAGGAGAAACGTGGGCGGAGCCCCGGACGATCCGGAGCATGGGACAGTGAGGTAGAGAGACAG GTGGAGGAACGTTCCAAACTAAACCGTCAGAGTTCTCCAGCTCTGCAACACAAAGTGGCTAATCGTATCTCAGACCCGTCGCTGCCTCCTCGCTCCGAGTCCTTCAGCAGCGGAGGCATCCAGCAGGCTCGGACTCCGCCCATGCACCGCTCTGTCGAGCCCCAG ATGGCTCACCTAGTCTCAGTGAAATCTCACGGTTCCTCGATGACGGGCTCGCAGTCTCTGCATGATCAGTCTTCCCAGAGCGTCTCAGCATTCCAGGAGAGTCTGTCGCCCCACCGGCCCCCGATGCCCCGGCAGAATTCAGACCCCACCTCAGAGACGCCCATGCCTCCACCTCGCATCAACAGCCGCGATGACAAGTTCGACCGCAGCTCCTGGCtgagacaggaagaggaagttCCTCCAAAA GTTCCTCAGAGGACGACCTCTATATCTCCTGCATTGGTTAGAAAGAACTCACCTGGGAATGGACCTGGAGGCCTGGGGCCGAGGCCAGGCTCTCACCTCATCCGagccag taaCCCAGACCTACGGGTCTCCGTGGAGCCCGGACTCCCCAGGACGAGCAGCGGCAGCTCCTCCAGCTCCAGTACTCCAAGCTCTCAAGGGGGCTCCAGTGAGAGGAACCGAGTGGGAG GATCTGGGAAACCTGAGAGCTCTCCATCCATGTCCCAGGAGACCAAACACAAAAACCAGGAGGAGAGCAGAGAGGTGACGAGGCCCAGCCGACCTGCT GATCTCACTGCTCTGGCCAAAGAGCTCAGAGAGTTGCGCTCGAACGAGGAGACGAACAGGCCGCCCGTCAAAGTGACCGATTACTCGTCGTCCAGTGAGGAGTCAGAAAgcagtgaggaagaggagggagatggtggAGCTCATGATGGAACAGTGCCAGTCAGCGACATCCCTCGCATCAT GCCATCAGCTGGtcagggtgggagcgagccgTTCGGAGCGCTGGTGGGTCCCGAGGATTCCCAAGACGAGTCGTACGGAAACATCTCTAAAGACAGCACACTGATGATGAGAGAG ATGTTTGGGGAAAGAAAGCGCTCAGGTCATGCCGAGAGCAACGGTTTCCCTGGTAACGCCAATCTTCCTGATCTAGTGCAGCAAAGCCACTCCCCCTTGGCCACGCCCAGCGAAGGCCCAGGGCTCCACTCCAGTCTGCTTGGGCAGGACATGGACTCTGTGGCTGAA TACGGGAGCGGCTCGAAAGCCTCCTTTACCCCGTTCGTGGATCCGCGAGTGTACCAGACGTCACCCACTGAAGAGACCAGTGAGAACTCAGCAGCAG CTCTCTCCGTCGACGAGCTGCTGAGGCACGAGCAGGAACAGGAGCAGGCTCGGCTCAACGAGGCTCGGAAGATCTCCGTCGTCAACGTCAATCCCACCAACATCCGGCCGCACAGCGACACGCCCGAGATCCGCAAATACAAGAAACGCTTCAACTCTGAGATCCTGTGTGCTGCTCTGTGGG GTGTGAATCTGTTGGTTGGGACTGAGAATGGCCTGATGTTGTTGGACCGCAGCGGTCAGGGGAAAGTCTACAACCTCATCAACCGCCGCCGCTTTCAGCAGATGGACGTGTTGGAGGGTCTCAACGTCCTAGTCACCATCTCTG GCAAAAAGAACAAGTTGAGGGTTTACTACCTGTCATGGCTCAGGAACCGGATCCTCCACAATGACCCTGAGGTGGAGAAGAAGCAGGGCTGGACCACAGTGGGAGATCTGGAAGGCTGCGTTCATTACAAAGTCG TAAAATACGAGCGGATCAAGTTCCTGGTGATTGCCTTGAAGAACTCGGTAGAGATTTACGCATGGGCTCCGAAGCCGTATCACAAATTTATGGCTTTTAAG tCCTTCACAGATCTGCAGCACAAACCTCAGCTGGTGGATCTGACCGTAGAGGAAGGTCAGAGGTTAAAGGTCATCTATGGCTCCAGCGTCGGATTTCACGTCATCGATGTCGACTCGGGAAACCCGTACGATATCTACATCCCATCGCAC ATTCAGGGCAGTGTCACCCCTCACGCCATTGTGGTACTCCCCAAGACCGACGGGATGGAGATGCTTCTGTGTTATGAAGATGAGGGAGTCTATGTGAACACATACGGCAGAATCACTAAAGACGTGGTGCTACAGTGGGGAGAGATGCCCACCTCTGTTG CCTACATCCACTCCAACCAGATCATGGGATGGGGAGAGAAAGCCATTGAGATCCGTTCCGTGGAGACGGGACACCTCGACGGAGTTTTCATGCACAAGCGAGCTCAGCGACTGAAGTTTCTGTCTGAGAGAAACGACAAG GTCTTCTTTGCCTCCGTCCGATCAGGAGGCAGTAGCCAAGTTTTCTTCATGACCTTGAACAGAAATTCCATGATGAACTGGTAA